One window from the genome of Rufibacter tibetensis encodes:
- a CDS encoding YncE family protein, with protein sequence MMAHKNFTSPLLALALLGFTACNFHTEADMEEQMENMELKIDYPAAFVVNGESNDVDVINLNDLTHKDHISLNGATFPHHINLSPDKTKLAVAITSTDLSEGHDSDGMDGMEGFKVLVLNSYTGKIEKEILLPKMPHNGVFNTDGSELWIAQEDERQSKVLVYNTGTWALKHTIAVGKGLSEVTFSADGTRVFAANTLDATVSVIDPNTKFVVGTVQVGKDPVGAWPASNGYVYVDNETEQTITEIAVSSAAVTETISLGFKPGYVAYHPSSRELWVSDATNGRIAYYRESNSRWYLTGSIPTGADAHAIAFSPDGMTAYVTNQGAGTVSVIHVPDHRVTSTITVGKKPNGLVIRP encoded by the coding sequence ATGATGGCTCATAAAAATTTTACCTCCCCCCTCCTGGCCCTAGCACTTTTGGGGTTCACCGCCTGTAACTTCCATACCGAAGCGGACATGGAAGAACAGATGGAGAACATGGAACTGAAAATCGACTATCCGGCAGCCTTTGTGGTGAACGGGGAGTCTAATGACGTGGACGTGATCAACCTGAATGACCTCACCCACAAAGACCATATCAGCCTGAACGGAGCCACGTTCCCGCACCACATCAACCTGAGCCCTGATAAGACGAAGTTGGCCGTTGCCATCACCAGCACGGACCTGAGCGAAGGCCACGATTCAGATGGAATGGACGGTATGGAAGGATTCAAGGTCCTGGTGCTGAACAGTTACACCGGAAAGATCGAGAAAGAGATCCTGCTACCCAAAATGCCACATAATGGGGTGTTCAACACGGACGGGTCGGAACTATGGATTGCCCAGGAGGATGAGCGGCAAAGCAAGGTGCTGGTATATAATACCGGCACTTGGGCCCTGAAGCATACTATCGCTGTGGGTAAAGGCCTCTCGGAGGTTACTTTCTCCGCAGATGGGACGAGGGTGTTTGCCGCGAACACCCTAGATGCCACCGTCTCGGTAATCGATCCAAATACTAAGTTTGTAGTGGGCACTGTGCAGGTCGGGAAAGACCCGGTGGGAGCCTGGCCCGCATCTAATGGGTATGTGTACGTGGACAATGAAACCGAGCAGACTATCACGGAGATAGCGGTTTCCTCTGCAGCGGTGACCGAGACTATTTCCTTAGGCTTCAAACCGGGTTATGTGGCCTATCACCCTTCTTCCCGGGAATTATGGGTGAGCGATGCAACCAATGGAAGAATTGCCTATTATAGGGAAAGCAATAGCCGGTGGTATTTAACGGGAAGCATTCCTACTGGGGCAGATGCCCACGCCATTGCCTTCTCCCCGGACGGAATGACTGCCTACGTGACCAACCAGGGAGCAGGTACCGTTTCCGTCATCCATGTTCCCGACCATAGGGTAACTTCCACCATTACGGTAGGTAAGAAACCGAACGGCCTGGTCATCCGACCTTAA
- a CDS encoding asparaginase gives MKFLKVDINTAAPRDPEASILLIYTGGTIGMVSDKEDQHLVPFDFSEVIHRVPEMRQFKVMLTVLSLDPPIDSSNIGVEHWIKLAQVIQVNYHEYDGFVILHGTDTMAYSASALSFLLENLGKPVIFTGAQVPIGRMRTDARRNLITAMEIASAYRMGKPLVPEVSIFFNTLLLRGNRSTKVESRHFNAFHSGKYPQLAKAGIDIEYNSSVILPAPAEPLRIYQELESQVAVLKLFPGINKSLIEAMLKAEGLKGLVLETFGAGNAPTYPWFLQLLRDAVDRGITILNVSQCEEGEVHQGQYETSFYLKEMGVIGGSDISTEAAVTKLMFVLAQNKTLSEKTAMLEKSLRGEMTLRP, from the coding sequence ATGAAGTTTTTAAAGGTAGATATCAATACGGCGGCACCTCGGGACCCGGAGGCTTCCATTTTGCTTATTTACACCGGTGGTACCATTGGGATGGTGTCTGACAAAGAAGACCAGCACCTGGTGCCTTTTGATTTCAGCGAGGTGATTCACCGCGTACCAGAAATGCGCCAGTTCAAGGTGATGCTGACGGTACTAAGCCTTGACCCGCCCATAGATTCTTCCAACATAGGCGTAGAGCACTGGATTAAACTGGCCCAAGTGATTCAGGTAAATTACCATGAATATGATGGTTTTGTGATTCTGCACGGAACGGACACCATGGCCTACAGTGCTTCTGCTTTAAGCTTCCTTTTAGAAAACCTGGGCAAACCTGTCATATTCACCGGTGCTCAGGTACCTATTGGCCGGATGCGGACCGATGCCCGGCGTAACCTTATCACCGCCATGGAAATTGCCTCGGCGTACCGCATGGGCAAACCTTTGGTACCGGAAGTGTCTATCTTCTTCAATACTCTTCTTTTAAGAGGCAACCGATCAACCAAAGTAGAAAGCCGCCATTTCAATGCTTTTCATTCAGGAAAGTACCCTCAGTTAGCTAAAGCAGGAATTGACATTGAGTACAACTCCTCTGTTATTCTTCCAGCGCCGGCCGAGCCTCTCAGGATCTACCAGGAGTTGGAAAGCCAAGTGGCAGTTCTTAAGCTATTCCCGGGCATCAACAAATCCCTGATTGAAGCAATGCTAAAAGCTGAGGGGTTGAAAGGATTGGTGCTGGAAACCTTTGGAGCAGGAAATGCGCCTACGTACCCTTGGTTTCTGCAGCTGCTTCGCGATGCAGTAGACAGAGGAATCACGATCTTGAACGTATCGCAATGCGAGGAAGGAGAGGTGCACCAAGGCCAATACGAAACTAGTTTCTACCTGAAAGAAATGGGAGTAATAGGAGGATCAGACATCAGCACTGAAGCTGCTGTGACAAAACTGATGTTTGTTCTAGCACAAAATAAAACTCTATCTGAAAAAACAGCAATGCTGGAGAAAAGCCTGAGAGGAGAAATGACCCTTAGGCCCTAA
- a CDS encoding TatD family hydrolase — MTYIDSHAHVFSPEFEQDREEMLQRALAAHVTEVYMPNIDLSSLQTMFQIEKDHPWCHSLLGLHPCHVFQDYKEVLGEMEQWFSVRSFKGVGEAGLDYYWDKTFVQEQKEALRIQCGWAKQYQIPIVLHTRDAFQDTLEIIKEQQDGTLRGIFHCFSGTVAEAQAAIDQNFLLGIGGVSTFKNGGLAPVLEAIDLKHVVLETDSPYLAPVPKRGKRNEPSYLPYVAARISEIKSCTLDEVAAVTTANAKNLFA; from the coding sequence ATGACTTATATTGATTCGCACGCACACGTTTTCTCCCCTGAATTTGAACAAGATAGGGAAGAGATGCTGCAGCGGGCGTTGGCTGCCCACGTGACGGAGGTCTATATGCCCAATATAGATTTGTCCTCCCTCCAAACTATGTTTCAGATTGAGAAAGACCATCCTTGGTGCCACTCTTTATTGGGGCTTCACCCGTGCCACGTCTTTCAGGATTACAAAGAAGTATTGGGGGAAATGGAGCAGTGGTTTTCTGTGCGTTCTTTCAAAGGGGTAGGGGAAGCTGGTCTGGATTATTACTGGGATAAAACCTTTGTGCAGGAACAGAAAGAAGCCCTACGCATACAATGTGGTTGGGCCAAACAGTACCAGATTCCTATTGTGCTCCACACCCGTGATGCGTTTCAGGACACCCTTGAAATTATCAAGGAACAACAGGACGGGACGCTTCGGGGGATTTTCCACTGTTTTTCCGGAACCGTTGCTGAAGCGCAAGCTGCCATTGACCAAAACTTCTTGCTAGGTATTGGTGGGGTGAGTACTTTCAAGAATGGGGGACTTGCCCCGGTGTTGGAAGCCATTGACTTAAAACACGTAGTATTGGAGACAGACAGTCCGTATCTTGCACCGGTACCCAAGCGTGGGAAAAGAAATGAGCCCTCTTATCTTCCTTATGTGGCGGCCAGAATCTCAGAAATAAAATCTTGTACTCTAGATGAGGTAGCGGCGGTCACCACGGCTAACGCAAAAAACCTCTTTGCCTAA
- a CDS encoding glycosyltransferase — protein sequence MLFSLGFLTFYFTLFLVLLGLWWFRKPRVAFPLTNYPRVSILIAARNEQHHILQCLEAIDLLHYPKDKLEVMVGDDRSSDKTRQLVEAYSQSHAYVRCLPITQDIPGTKGKANVLAQLAHQATSDFYFITDADIEVPTHWIETMLGHLTPTTGIVTGITTTNGTSLFDRLQTLDWLYNLGLMQVVADRGLPVSTMGNNMLITRQAYEAVGGFEGIPFSITEDVQLFRSVLEKGFKTANVYSKDVLAWSLPAPDLLTLFQQRRRWMRGSVHLPWYMLMLFVVHSSYYPVWFPLFMHTSWGIWLGIFVFKVFLQSLFVHASVKRVGLKTRWPDLFFLEIYLLVSFMILIVFFFLPFKVKWKGRYY from the coding sequence ATGCTCTTTTCCCTTGGGTTTCTAACATTCTATTTTACCCTGTTCCTGGTGCTGCTGGGTTTGTGGTGGTTTAGAAAACCCAGAGTTGCTTTCCCTCTCACAAACTACCCGAGGGTAAGCATTCTGATTGCCGCCCGAAACGAACAGCACCATATCCTTCAATGCCTTGAGGCGATAGATTTACTACACTACCCAAAAGACAAACTGGAAGTAATGGTGGGTGATGACCGCTCTTCTGACAAAACCCGACAACTGGTAGAGGCCTACAGCCAATCCCATGCCTATGTTCGTTGCCTGCCCATCACCCAGGATATACCCGGCACGAAAGGCAAAGCAAACGTGCTCGCCCAATTAGCCCACCAAGCTACCTCTGACTTTTACTTCATTACTGATGCAGACATTGAGGTTCCCACTCATTGGATAGAAACCATGCTAGGGCACCTCACCCCAACTACCGGCATTGTGACGGGAATCACCACCACCAATGGCACTAGCTTGTTTGATCGCCTGCAGACGCTAGATTGGTTATACAATTTGGGGCTAATGCAGGTGGTGGCAGATAGAGGATTGCCGGTTTCTACCATGGGGAACAACATGCTGATAACGCGGCAGGCCTATGAGGCGGTGGGTGGTTTTGAGGGTATACCTTTTTCCATTACAGAAGACGTGCAGCTTTTCCGGTCAGTTTTGGAAAAAGGCTTCAAAACCGCCAATGTCTATTCAAAGGATGTGTTGGCCTGGTCCTTACCTGCTCCGGATCTACTTACGCTTTTCCAGCAGCGCCGCCGCTGGATGCGAGGATCTGTGCATTTACCCTGGTACATGCTGATGCTGTTTGTGGTACATTCGTCTTATTACCCTGTTTGGTTTCCCTTATTTATGCATACTTCCTGGGGTATATGGCTGGGTATTTTCGTTTTTAAAGTATTTCTGCAGAGCTTGTTTGTGCACGCAAGCGTAAAGAGAGTGGGGCTTAAAACCAGATGGCCCGACTTATTCTTTCTGGAAATTTATTTGTTGGTATCTTTCATGATCTTAATTGTCTTCTTCTTCCTGCCCTTCAAGGTGAAATGGAAGGGAAGGTACTATTGA
- a CDS encoding polysaccharide deacetylase family protein has protein sequence MPWLFPKVWWKRPVQDKTIFLTFDDGPIPEVTPFLLEQLALYRAKATFFCVGENLIRYPEIAKKVATEGHRLANHTHQHVKAWKTPPQDYLRQVEQCQAALEQIGAGNNQVKLFRPPHGQITRAHLKLLQPDYQVVMWSMLTYDFDVTLPPQTCLEKAVTGIKPGAVVVMHDSLKADQNLRYVLPRLLRHFSEQGYSFKTL, from the coding sequence TTGCCTTGGCTGTTTCCGAAGGTTTGGTGGAAACGGCCGGTACAGGATAAAACTATATTCCTCACGTTTGATGATGGGCCAATACCGGAGGTAACACCCTTTTTATTGGAGCAGCTTGCCCTTTATAGAGCTAAAGCTACTTTCTTCTGCGTGGGCGAAAACCTTATCCGGTATCCTGAAATCGCAAAAAAAGTTGCGACGGAGGGGCACCGCTTAGCCAATCATACCCACCAACACGTGAAGGCCTGGAAAACACCTCCCCAGGATTACCTCAGGCAGGTGGAGCAGTGTCAGGCAGCTTTAGAGCAGATAGGGGCAGGGAACAATCAGGTTAAACTATTCAGGCCACCGCATGGGCAAATTACCCGTGCTCACCTTAAGCTTCTTCAACCTGATTACCAGGTGGTGATGTGGAGCATGCTCACCTATGACTTTGACGTAACCTTACCGCCTCAAACGTGTTTAGAGAAAGCAGTCACCGGAATAAAACCCGGGGCTGTGGTAGTGATGCATGACAGTTTGAAAGCTGACCAAAATCTGAGGTACGTTTTACCCCGGTTGCTGCGCCACTTCTCTGAACAAGGTTACTCTTTCAAAACGCTGTAG
- a CDS encoding PP2C family protein-serine/threonine phosphatase, whose translation MSELKFPTVEQELNLKKLELAALLEITKAINNNLPEEALYKIYHFTLLAQLNIRTLSLFLIDEEWECKVCFGTAHNFREIELPPAITELREITSLAKLNIDRRWQDFETVIPIMHNNRILAFVMIGNVHAYYTTLGALSFVQTLSNIILVAMENRRLERHRLTQEAMRKEIEIAREVQNMLFPKKLPNNEDVAIHATYIPHSSIGGDYYDFIPIDKNQFLFCVADVSGKGVPASLLMSNFQAGLRTILRQTTDLHTIVSELNDLIYRNAIAEKFITCFLGLYNKATRELSYVNAGHNASILLYENNSYLLLEEGTTMLGIFDELPFLKVTKVPVPHNSLVFCYTDGLTEVFNFEEDEFGIENTIRVLKSCRYVSSKNIHRELLQEINSYNSDSTFSDDITLLSCRFK comes from the coding sequence ATGTCTGAATTGAAGTTTCCTACAGTTGAGCAGGAGTTGAACCTGAAGAAGTTGGAATTGGCTGCCCTGTTGGAAATTACCAAAGCCATTAACAACAACCTCCCTGAAGAAGCACTTTATAAGATCTACCATTTCACGTTACTAGCCCAGCTGAACATCAGAACCTTATCGCTCTTCCTGATTGATGAGGAATGGGAGTGTAAGGTATGCTTCGGGACAGCCCACAACTTCCGTGAAATTGAATTACCCCCGGCTATTACTGAGCTTCGGGAAATTACTTCTCTGGCAAAACTCAACATTGACCGTAGGTGGCAGGATTTTGAAACGGTAATTCCTATCATGCACAACAACCGCATTCTGGCTTTTGTCATGATAGGCAACGTGCATGCGTACTATACCACCCTGGGTGCCCTGAGCTTTGTGCAGACGTTGAGCAACATCATTCTGGTGGCCATGGAGAACCGGCGCTTAGAGCGTCATCGGCTCACTCAGGAAGCCATGCGGAAAGAAATTGAGATTGCCCGTGAGGTGCAGAACATGCTCTTTCCTAAAAAGCTGCCCAACAATGAAGATGTGGCCATTCATGCCACCTACATTCCGCATTCGTCAATTGGGGGAGATTACTATGACTTCATTCCAATAGACAAAAACCAGTTTCTTTTCTGCGTAGCTGATGTGTCTGGGAAAGGAGTGCCCGCCTCATTGCTGATGTCCAACTTCCAGGCTGGTTTGCGTACTATTTTACGGCAAACAACAGACCTGCACACCATTGTAAGTGAGCTGAACGACCTCATTTACCGGAACGCGATCGCAGAGAAGTTTATCACCTGTTTTCTGGGCCTTTATAACAAAGCCACCCGGGAACTCAGCTACGTGAATGCTGGACACAATGCCTCTATTTTGCTGTATGAAAACAACTCATATCTGCTCTTAGAGGAGGGGACTACCATGCTGGGTATTTTTGACGAGCTTCCATTCTTAAAGGTGACCAAAGTACCGGTGCCGCATAACTCCTTGGTTTTCTGCTACACTGATGGTTTGACCGAGGTCTTTAACTTTGAGGAAGACGAGTTCGGGATTGAGAACACGATCAGGGTGCTGAAAAGCTGCCGCTATGTAAGTTCTAAAAACATTCACCGTGAGTTGTTGCAGGAGATCAATTCTTACAACAGCGATTCTACTTTCAGTGATGACATCACCTTATTGTCTTGTCGCTTCAAGTAA
- a CDS encoding glycosyltransferase: MTFLVLLVVGAYAAIVLRCWYAWKQLPVIKTSAENPSAYFSVIVPVRNEAQNISSLLKDLERQQYPADHYEVIVVDDHSEDGTPELVLQFQGNSSLKLSLVLLSSFPGKRQKKAAVEVGISQARGEWIACTDGDCRLTPFWLQSFNQVRHTYNPKFISGPVVYAPLITLWQKLQGLEFSALIGIGAASIGLGKPTMCNGANLAYEKAAFKEVNGFTGNEQVPSGDDEFLLHKIHLRFPGQVAFVKAEEAIVQTPPAFTLSQFLHQRIRWASKWRHYETRTSQVLALVVLGANVAVLGTLFAAFLNFSSWTFFACVLLLKIGADALLLNQVLGFFHKKRLLSLLGFLQLVYVPYILFTSVLGLKGKYHWKGRQLKTA; the protein is encoded by the coding sequence TTGACTTTTCTGGTATTGTTGGTGGTGGGCGCCTATGCGGCCATTGTGCTGCGCTGCTGGTATGCCTGGAAGCAATTGCCGGTAATTAAAACTTCAGCGGAGAACCCATCTGCCTATTTCTCGGTGATTGTTCCGGTCAGAAACGAAGCCCAGAACATTTCTTCCCTATTGAAAGATCTGGAGCGGCAACAATATCCGGCAGATCATTATGAAGTGATTGTAGTGGATGATCATTCAGAGGATGGTACGCCTGAGTTGGTGCTGCAATTTCAAGGTAATAGCTCCCTTAAACTAAGTTTGGTTTTATTGAGCAGTTTTCCGGGTAAGAGGCAAAAAAAGGCTGCCGTGGAAGTAGGTATTTCCCAGGCCCGAGGCGAATGGATTGCCTGTACTGACGGTGATTGCCGGCTTACACCTTTCTGGCTACAGTCCTTTAACCAGGTAAGACACACTTATAATCCTAAGTTCATTAGTGGTCCGGTGGTGTATGCCCCTTTGATCACTCTGTGGCAAAAATTGCAGGGCTTGGAGTTTTCGGCGTTGATAGGAATAGGGGCGGCCTCTATTGGTTTGGGGAAACCCACCATGTGCAATGGGGCAAATCTGGCCTATGAGAAAGCCGCTTTTAAAGAAGTAAATGGGTTTACAGGAAACGAGCAAGTGCCTTCAGGCGATGATGAGTTTCTGCTTCATAAGATTCACCTACGCTTCCCCGGGCAGGTGGCTTTTGTAAAGGCAGAGGAAGCCATCGTGCAAACACCTCCGGCCTTTACCTTGTCCCAGTTTTTACACCAGCGAATCAGGTGGGCAAGTAAATGGAGACACTATGAAACCAGAACCTCACAGGTATTAGCGCTGGTGGTGCTGGGTGCAAATGTTGCCGTGCTAGGTACTTTGTTTGCCGCGTTTCTGAATTTTAGCAGTTGGACATTTTTTGCCTGCGTATTACTACTGAAAATAGGAGCAGATGCCCTTCTTTTAAATCAGGTTTTAGGTTTTTTTCATAAAAAGAGGCTACTTTCGCTTCTCGGGTTTCTACAATTAGTTTACGTGCCCTACATCCTGTTTACTTCAGTTTTAGGGTTAAAAGGAAAGTACCACTGGAAAGGCCGGCAACTTAAAACTGCATGA
- a CDS encoding lysylphosphatidylglycerol synthase domain-containing protein, protein MNHEAQNYKQSAKLLVSRKLLVLLGKLIVLSLTLYYLRQAILEASTHSVFSFQTLSNIWDTNSVALFIAAALLPVNWGVEASKWQYLSQKFEKISFLEAYRAVLVGLTLGFVTPNRMGDYAGRILTLHREDRADAIGAILLGRLCQLFSTVLVGSGAIAYFLFKYYVPLASPVGISVGVGLLLLNGWALALLFSFQWAIALLEKAKFLRRWVHYFSVIGTYSTAELMKVLLISGARYAVFMVQFIALLWAFGVHLSVEEYVWGVAATFLLKSAVPSINALADIGMRELSAMHFFGIMGQDTLLVLGASLTLWIMNIAVPSALGLLFVLPLKLRPSR, encoded by the coding sequence ATGAATCATGAAGCGCAAAATTACAAACAATCTGCCAAACTGCTGGTATCACGAAAGCTTTTGGTGCTGCTGGGAAAGCTGATTGTTTTAAGCCTCACCCTTTACTACTTACGGCAAGCCATTCTGGAGGCCAGTACGCATTCTGTATTTTCCTTTCAAACCCTTTCCAACATCTGGGATACTAACTCAGTGGCCCTCTTTATTGCTGCTGCCCTGCTGCCAGTCAATTGGGGCGTGGAAGCTTCTAAATGGCAGTACCTATCACAAAAGTTTGAAAAAATTTCTTTTCTGGAGGCCTACCGTGCCGTGCTGGTAGGGCTTACCCTGGGCTTTGTAACCCCAAACCGGATGGGAGACTACGCCGGAAGAATTCTTACCCTGCACCGGGAGGACAGGGCAGATGCCATTGGAGCCATTTTACTAGGGCGGCTTTGTCAACTGTTTTCCACTGTTTTGGTTGGCTCCGGAGCCATAGCTTACTTCCTGTTCAAGTATTACGTTCCTCTCGCTTCACCGGTAGGCATTTCTGTGGGAGTGGGATTACTGCTTCTGAACGGGTGGGCACTGGCTTTGCTCTTCAGTTTTCAATGGGCCATCGCTTTGCTGGAAAAGGCAAAGTTTCTGCGCCGCTGGGTGCATTACTTTTCAGTGATCGGTACCTACTCAACAGCTGAACTCATGAAGGTGCTGCTTATATCTGGAGCCAGGTATGCAGTGTTTATGGTTCAGTTCATAGCGCTGCTCTGGGCTTTTGGGGTGCACTTGTCTGTGGAAGAGTATGTATGGGGTGTAGCAGCTACTTTTCTCCTGAAATCTGCAGTGCCATCTATCAACGCTCTCGCCGATATAGGAATGAGGGAGCTCTCTGCCATGCACTTCTTTGGGATAATGGGGCAGGATACTTTGCTTGTGCTAGGCGCTAGTCTCACCTTGTGGATCATGAACATTGCCGTGCCCAGTGCTTTAGGGCTTCTCTTTGTGCTTCCACTTAAACTCAGGCCTTCCCGTTGA
- the ruvC gene encoding crossover junction endodeoxyribonuclease RuvC: MIHSTAVLPNNKLILGVDPGTNVMGYGLIEVNGSKITVLQYGVLQLKGYSNHAVKLKKIFDSTLRLITEYLPDELAIEAPFYGTNVQSMLKLGRAQGVAIAAALSRDIPYVEYAPKKIKQSVTGNGNASKEQVASMLLQILKIKEAPKFLDATDALAVALCHHYQQGNNQKAGGKSWKAFLTENPDRLK, encoded by the coding sequence ATGATTCATTCCACCGCAGTTCTTCCAAATAATAAATTAATCTTAGGCGTTGACCCAGGCACAAATGTCATGGGTTATGGCCTCATTGAGGTGAACGGCTCAAAAATAACGGTTCTCCAGTACGGGGTGCTGCAACTTAAAGGATATAGCAACCACGCGGTAAAGCTTAAAAAAATATTTGACAGCACCTTGCGCCTGATCACCGAATATTTACCCGATGAACTGGCCATTGAAGCTCCCTTCTACGGCACTAACGTGCAGTCAATGCTGAAATTGGGTCGTGCTCAGGGGGTTGCTATTGCGGCTGCCCTCTCCCGCGACATTCCATACGTGGAATATGCCCCAAAGAAAATAAAACAATCTGTGACGGGCAACGGGAACGCTTCTAAAGAACAGGTGGCGTCTATGTTACTGCAGATCTTAAAAATAAAGGAAGCCCCAAAATTCCTAGATGCCACCGATGCCTTAGCGGTAGCCCTTTGTCATCACTACCAACAAGGAAACAACCAAAAAGCCGGGGGTAAATCCTGGAAAGCTTTCCTGACAGAGAACCCGGACCGCCTGAAGTAA
- a CDS encoding HIT family protein yields MDTIFSKIINGDIPAYKVLENEHFLAFLDVNPLVKGHTLVIPKEPVDYIFDMDPEALADLHKFSQKVARGVKEAVPCKKVGVAVVGLEVPHAHIHLIPINQISDMNFSNLKQNLNSEEMEEIAGKIRQALKTEAGE; encoded by the coding sequence ATGGATACCATCTTCTCTAAAATCATCAACGGCGATATTCCAGCCTACAAGGTGCTGGAAAATGAGCATTTTCTGGCGTTCCTGGATGTAAATCCACTGGTGAAAGGCCATACGCTGGTTATTCCCAAAGAGCCGGTTGATTATATTTTTGACATGGACCCAGAAGCGCTGGCAGACCTTCACAAATTTTCCCAGAAAGTCGCAAGAGGAGTGAAGGAGGCAGTGCCTTGCAAAAAAGTAGGCGTGGCTGTAGTTGGTTTAGAGGTGCCTCACGCGCATATTCATTTAATTCCCATCAACCAGATTTCTGACATGAACTTCAGTAATCTGAAGCAGAATTTGAACTCTGAGGAGATGGAAGAAATTGCCGGTAAAATCAGGCAGGCCTTGAAAACAGAGGCAGGAGAGTGA
- the greA gene encoding transcription elongation factor GreA — MATVSYYTPEGLQKLKEELHELKTKGRSEVARQLAEARDKGDLSENAEYDAAKDAQGHLELKISKLEEVLGNARLIDESNLDLTKALILSKVKLKNLGNNMEMLYTLVAEEEANLAAGKISVKSPIGKGLLGKSVGEIAEITVPAGKLRFEILEISR, encoded by the coding sequence ATGGCAACAGTATCTTACTACACCCCGGAGGGATTGCAGAAGCTCAAGGAAGAGTTACATGAACTAAAGACGAAAGGACGTTCTGAAGTGGCGCGTCAGTTGGCAGAGGCACGTGATAAAGGGGACTTGAGTGAGAACGCTGAGTATGACGCAGCCAAAGATGCCCAAGGTCATCTTGAGCTGAAGATATCCAAACTGGAGGAAGTATTGGGGAATGCCCGTCTTATTGACGAGTCTAACCTTGACCTTACCAAAGCGCTTATTCTCTCTAAAGTGAAGTTGAAAAACCTGGGCAACAACATGGAAATGCTGTACACCCTGGTAGCCGAAGAAGAAGCCAACCTGGCTGCCGGCAAAATTTCTGTGAAGTCTCCAATAGGCAAAGGCTTGTTAGGTAAGTCTGTAGGCGAGATAGCTGAGATCACTGTACCGGCTGGTAAACTACGTTTTGAAATCCTGGAAATCTCCCGTTAA
- a CDS encoding Ppx/GppA phosphatase family protein encodes MSEATEPFLKLAAIDIGSNAVRCQISNVFRFEDHTLFKRVEYIRYPMRLGEDVFATGIISRPKADKFIKLLHGLYLIMQVHEVDDFMACATSAMRSAENAPEIIDEIYDKLGLQIQVIDGTTEADLINLVIRQQLDNQNYLHIDVGGGSTEFNIYVNRMKVASQSFEQGSIRHMQGDESMDMWHTMQKWVTEKARMHHVTSAIGTGGNINKIYEMAGKLGGKPIFRDQIEEIVQQIASYSMEERVKVLLLNVDRADVIVPAAEIYLSAMNWANVESMLVPQVGLKDGMLQSLYERHQGATQHHFKLDS; translated from the coding sequence ATGTCAGAAGCCACCGAACCCTTTCTAAAACTTGCCGCCATTGATATAGGATCTAACGCGGTCAGATGCCAGATTTCAAATGTCTTCAGGTTTGAGGACCATACTTTATTTAAGCGCGTAGAATACATCCGGTATCCTATGCGGTTGGGCGAAGATGTTTTTGCCACAGGTATAATTTCCAGGCCCAAAGCAGACAAATTTATTAAGCTGTTGCACGGCCTTTACCTTATCATGCAGGTACACGAGGTAGATGATTTTATGGCCTGCGCCACCTCAGCTATGCGATCGGCTGAAAATGCTCCGGAGATCATTGACGAAATCTATGACAAACTGGGCCTGCAGATACAAGTCATTGACGGCACCACAGAGGCTGACCTCATTAACCTGGTGATACGGCAACAACTGGATAATCAAAATTACCTGCATATTGATGTGGGGGGCGGTAGTACCGAGTTCAATATTTATGTAAACCGCATGAAGGTAGCCTCTCAATCATTTGAACAGGGCTCTATCCGGCACATGCAGGGCGATGAGTCTATGGACATGTGGCATACCATGCAGAAGTGGGTAACTGAAAAGGCCCGCATGCACCACGTGACCAGCGCCATTGGCACTGGAGGTAACATCAATAAGATTTATGAGATGGCCGGTAAATTGGGTGGCAAACCCATCTTTAGAGATCAGATAGAGGAGATAGTGCAACAGATTGCCAGCTACTCTATGGAAGAGCGGGTAAAAGTGCTGTTGCTCAACGTAGACCGTGCCGATGTGATTGTGCCTGCCGCCGAGATCTATCTATCTGCCATGAACTGGGCCAACGTAGAATCCATGCTGGTACCGCAAGTGGGCCTTAAAGACGGCATGCTGCAGTCGCTCTATGAGCGCCACCAAGGTGCTACCCAGCACCACTTTAAGCTCGATTCTTAA